In one window of Ptiloglossa arizonensis isolate GNS036 chromosome 5, iyPtiAriz1_principal, whole genome shotgun sequence DNA:
- the LOC143147504 gene encoding uncharacterized protein LOC143147504 isoform X3 yields MASGLPSARQRKLGPAPIASFEDLSDEVENGEPAARMPGIVEVTTPATPGSSLKTPSTPRIDISRASSSSHHEDSNSRDSTPERELLAGGEPPPGCKLTLGYKEDAQDLRSSTEELDLQDPIHEQDLRRESKKLAKRRKEEGSLSDYSGKQLDRERKDSNCSEIVLLNISGRTSRLSSVGSQGSGASGKLSVVSATSSRSPSPHKCLLETSFCGSKPTLVDNLIEPSKPETDDLEKILLKREADTTKALIPESIKVSMVDGNLKPDPLDKPRRRGREERKEIFKREVEITKRFLEKVNIEVPIVRKPTDVQSATTTPEEPIRSHIQEVQKPASLDFNDKRKKTQNFKEIVQTTPTSSSVTGSPKLPRHQKVRDLEGSRTPSPSSVSRKSSFASLFKARTDSSVLSPESPSPNTKPRRSLTSKIKDTTESLRSRSKSRERVSADSSRASSLKKDSKNKGVFSSTLSLFKKRERKKSYDEAIAAACGTTDLIDSGEHPSLESIGNVEFRFNAEKENRKDDSIFISLHADDRNYEEALPSESVSIPLETPTKLLDEYESEPRTGSIVTEVSIEHHPAPMKIKTEAQIETTSRAYSRDSRIPRSVSKDSEISKSSSKDSKLGGHGKPTEAAVRPSSSSSIDSKHPEHRVSSSSSKDSVGKKEVTKPKRKSKEMQQIEPPERIDEDGQRQRQAKEQVTQNSDTRRSELLDDGLRPEDGLAKAPSVISDLDHNSSESERDSEIEFIRNKVEKLAQELPDERKGLFYEESFEEDLPYVPTTLPLEKSVAMPILPVKQRLQEVRTIPIERPRSTTPINPTLLDEFVMHTSLDERRIEKMKISLPREDSRKLKSPRKHAANTFTEFAGKVPEGGRKTAGKSPSPPPLPPRAPARPSNWINFEEIPEKRKAPKKIQMLPRTEDELKTGSYSYVQPEECSNGERSCNGDNCTVPASTSGSVDRASIVSDSSLECSLSIEEGTQTLLADSSSKPFGMDLDIRSNRSSIVSQDETDEIQHQ; encoded by the exons GCGGAGAGCCTCCACCTGGGTGCAAGTTGACTTTGGGGTACAAAGAGGACGCCCAAGACCTGAGATCGTCCACGGAAGAGCTGGACCTGCAAGATCCGATCCACGAGCAGGATCTTAGAAGAGAGTCGAAGAAGCTGGCCAAGAGACGAAAGGAGGAAGGATCGCTTTCGGATTACAGTGGCAAACAATTGGACAGGGAACGCAAGGACAGCAACTGTTCCGAGATCGTCTTGTTGAACATCAGCGGCAGGACGTCGAGGCTGTCATCCGTGGGTAGTCAAGGTTCGGGGGCTTCCGGGAAGCTCTCGGTTGTTTCGGCTACGTCCTCCAG GTCACCAAGCCCGCACAAATGCCTGTTAGAGACGTCGTTCTGTGGAAGCAAGCCCACGCTGGTGGACAACCTGATCGAGCCGTCGAAACCGGAGACGGACGACCTGGAGAAGATTCTGTTGAAGCGGGAAGCTGACACTACCAAAGCGTTGATCCCGGAAAGCATAAAGGTCTCCATGGTGGATGGAAACCTGAAACCGGACCCACTGGACAAACCACGTAGACGCGGTCGCGAGGAGAGAAAGGAAATCTTCAAGAGGGAAGTGGAGATCACGAAGAGATTCCTGGAGAAGGTGAACATAGAG GTGCCGATCGTGAGGAAGCCAACGGACGTGCAAAGTGCAACAACGACCCCGGAAGAACCGATTAGATCCCACATCCAAGAGGTTCAGAAACCGGCGAGCCTGGACTTCAACGACAAGAGAAAGAAGACTCAGAATTTCAAAGAAATCGTTCAAACCACCCCCACGTCCAGCAGCGTGACCGGTAGCCCGAAATTGCCGAGGCATCAAAAGGTGCGCGACCTGGAGGGCTCCCGAACGCCCAGTCCCTCTTCCGTTTCTAGGAAAAGCAGCTTCGCATCCCTGTTCAAG GCACGTACAGACAGCAGTGTGTTGAGCCCAGAATCACCCTCGCCCAACACAAAACCACGGCGTAGTCTAACCTCAAAGATAAAGGACACCACCGAGAGTTTGCGTAGCAGATCGAAGTCCCGCGAGAGGGTGTCCGCGGACAGCAGCAGAGCCTCCAGTTTGAAAAAGGACTCGAAGAACAAAGGGGTGTTCTCGTCGACGTTAAGTCTGTTCAAGAAACGAGAGAGGAAAAAGAGCTACGATGAGGCGATCGCTGCCGCTTGTGGGACCACCGACCTTATCGACTCTGGCGAGCATCCGTCCCTGGAGAGCATTGGTAACGTCGAGTTTCGATTCAACGCGGAGAAAGAGAACCGCAAAGATGACTCGATCTTCATAAGCCTCCACGCGGACGACAGGAACTACGAGGAGGCTCTGCCGTCGGAAAGTGTCTCTATCCCTCTCGAAACACCGACGAAGTTACTGGACGAGTACGAATCGGAACCACGTACGGGTAGTATAGTCACAGAGGTCTCGATCGAGCATCATCCGGCACCGATGAAGATCAAGACCGAGGCTCAGATCGAGACTACCTCGAGAGCGTACTCGCGGGACAGTCGAATCCCCCGTAGCGTGTCGAAGGATTCCGAGATCTCCAAGAGTTCCTCGAAAGACTCGAAACTCGGTGGTCACGGCAAACCAACCGAGGCTGCCGTCAGACCATCGTCCTCGTCGTCAATTGACAGCAAACACCCGGAGCACCGAGTGTCCAGTAGCTCCTCGAAGGATTCGGTCGGGAAGAAAGAGGTGACGAAACCGAAGAGGAAAAGCAAAGAGATGCAACAGATAGAGCCACCGGAAAGAATAGACGAGGATGGCCAACGACAGAGGCAAGCCAAGGAACAAGTGACACAGAATTCGGATACCAGAAGATCCGAGTTGCTCGACGACGGGCTCAGGCCAGAGGACGGGCTAGCGAAAGCGCCCAGTGTGATCTCTGATTTGGATCACAATAGCTCGGAGTCGGAGAGGGACTCGGAGATCGAGTTCATCAGGAACAAGGTCGAGAAACTCGCTCAGGAGTTACCCGACGAGAGGAAGGGATTGTTCTACGAGGAGAGTTTCGAAGAGGATCTCCCCTACGTACCGACGACTTTACCTTTAGAAAAGAGTGTGGCTATGCCGATCCTGCCTGTGAAACAACGACTTCAAGAAGTAAG AACGATACCCATCGAGAGGCCGCGATCCACGACGCCCATAAATCCTACTCTCCTCGACGAGTTCGTGATGCACACGTCCCTCGATGAACGCCGCATCGAGAAAATGAAGATATCCCTGCCGCGCGAGGACAGTCGCAAACTGAAGAGCCCACGGAAGCACGCGGCCAACACGTTCACAGAGTTCGCTGGTAAAGTGCCCGAGGGAGGTCGTAAGACTGCAGGGAAATCACCGAGTCCACCTCCACTGCCACCAAGAGCACCGGCCAGACCGAGCAACTGGATCAACTTCGAGGAGATCCCGGAGAAGAGGAAAGCACCGAAAAAGATCCAGATGCTTCCACGGACCGAGGACGAACTGAAAACTGGCAGCTACAGCTACGTGCAGCCAGAAGAGTGCAG CAACGGCGAACGATCGTGTAACGGTGACAACTGTACGGTGCCGGCGTCGACATCGGGCTCTGTGGATCGTGCCAGCATCGTCAG TGACAGCTCGCTGGAGTGTAGCCTGAGCATCGAGGAGGGCACGCAAACCCTTCTCGCAGACTCCTCGTCGAAACCGTTTGGCATGGACCTCGACATCAGGTCGAACAGGTCCAGCATCGTGTCGCAGGACGAAACCGACGAGATCCAGCACCAATAA
- the LOC143147504 gene encoding uncharacterized protein LOC143147504 isoform X8 — translation MASGLPSARQRKLGPAPIASFEDLSDEVENGEPAARMPGIVEVTTPATPGSSLKTPSTPRIDISRASSSSHHEDSNSRDSTPERELLAGGEPPPGCKLTLGYKEDAQDLRSSTEELDLQDPIHEQDLRRESKKLAKRRKEEGSLSDYSGKQLDRERKDSNCSEIVLLNISGRTSRLSSVGSQGSGASGKLSVVSATSSRSPSPHKCLLETSFCGSKPTLVDNLIEPSKPETDDLEKILLKREADTTKALIPESIKVSMVDGNLKPDPLDKPRRRGREERKEIFKREVEITKRFLEKVNIEVPIVRKPTDVQSATTTPEEPIRSHIQEVQKPASLDFNDKRKKTQNFKEIVQTTPTSSSVTGSPKLPRHQKVRDLEGSRTPSPSSVSRKSSFASLFKARTDSSVLSPESPSPNTKPRRSLTSKIKDTTESLRSRSKSRERVSADSSRASSLKKDSKNKGVFSSTLSLFKKRERKKSYDEAIAAACGTTDLIDSGEHPSLESIGNVEFRFNAEKENRKDDSIFISLHADDRNYEEALPSESVSIPLETPTKLLDEYESEPRTGSIVTEVSIEHHPAPMKIKTEAQIETTSRAYSRDSRIPRSVSKDSEISKSSSKDSKLGGHGKPTEAAVRPSSSSSIDSKHPEHRVSSSSSKDSVGKKEVTKPKRKSKEMQQIEPPERIDEDGQRQRQAKEQVTQNSDTRRSELLDDGLRPEDGLAKAPSVISDLDHNSSESERDSEIEFIRNKVEKLAQELPDERKGLFYEESFEEDLPYVPTTLPLEKSVAMPILPVKQRLQEVRTIPIERPRSTTPINPTLLDEFVMHTSLDERRIEKMKISLPREDSRKLKSPRKHAANTFTEFAGKVPEGGRKTAGKSPSPPPLPPRAPARPSNWINFEEIPEKRKAPKKIQMLPRTEDELKTGSYSYVQPEECSNGERSCNGDNCTVPASTSGSVDRASIVSGKFWSREERTPQFP, via the exons GCGGAGAGCCTCCACCTGGGTGCAAGTTGACTTTGGGGTACAAAGAGGACGCCCAAGACCTGAGATCGTCCACGGAAGAGCTGGACCTGCAAGATCCGATCCACGAGCAGGATCTTAGAAGAGAGTCGAAGAAGCTGGCCAAGAGACGAAAGGAGGAAGGATCGCTTTCGGATTACAGTGGCAAACAATTGGACAGGGAACGCAAGGACAGCAACTGTTCCGAGATCGTCTTGTTGAACATCAGCGGCAGGACGTCGAGGCTGTCATCCGTGGGTAGTCAAGGTTCGGGGGCTTCCGGGAAGCTCTCGGTTGTTTCGGCTACGTCCTCCAG GTCACCAAGCCCGCACAAATGCCTGTTAGAGACGTCGTTCTGTGGAAGCAAGCCCACGCTGGTGGACAACCTGATCGAGCCGTCGAAACCGGAGACGGACGACCTGGAGAAGATTCTGTTGAAGCGGGAAGCTGACACTACCAAAGCGTTGATCCCGGAAAGCATAAAGGTCTCCATGGTGGATGGAAACCTGAAACCGGACCCACTGGACAAACCACGTAGACGCGGTCGCGAGGAGAGAAAGGAAATCTTCAAGAGGGAAGTGGAGATCACGAAGAGATTCCTGGAGAAGGTGAACATAGAG GTGCCGATCGTGAGGAAGCCAACGGACGTGCAAAGTGCAACAACGACCCCGGAAGAACCGATTAGATCCCACATCCAAGAGGTTCAGAAACCGGCGAGCCTGGACTTCAACGACAAGAGAAAGAAGACTCAGAATTTCAAAGAAATCGTTCAAACCACCCCCACGTCCAGCAGCGTGACCGGTAGCCCGAAATTGCCGAGGCATCAAAAGGTGCGCGACCTGGAGGGCTCCCGAACGCCCAGTCCCTCTTCCGTTTCTAGGAAAAGCAGCTTCGCATCCCTGTTCAAG GCACGTACAGACAGCAGTGTGTTGAGCCCAGAATCACCCTCGCCCAACACAAAACCACGGCGTAGTCTAACCTCAAAGATAAAGGACACCACCGAGAGTTTGCGTAGCAGATCGAAGTCCCGCGAGAGGGTGTCCGCGGACAGCAGCAGAGCCTCCAGTTTGAAAAAGGACTCGAAGAACAAAGGGGTGTTCTCGTCGACGTTAAGTCTGTTCAAGAAACGAGAGAGGAAAAAGAGCTACGATGAGGCGATCGCTGCCGCTTGTGGGACCACCGACCTTATCGACTCTGGCGAGCATCCGTCCCTGGAGAGCATTGGTAACGTCGAGTTTCGATTCAACGCGGAGAAAGAGAACCGCAAAGATGACTCGATCTTCATAAGCCTCCACGCGGACGACAGGAACTACGAGGAGGCTCTGCCGTCGGAAAGTGTCTCTATCCCTCTCGAAACACCGACGAAGTTACTGGACGAGTACGAATCGGAACCACGTACGGGTAGTATAGTCACAGAGGTCTCGATCGAGCATCATCCGGCACCGATGAAGATCAAGACCGAGGCTCAGATCGAGACTACCTCGAGAGCGTACTCGCGGGACAGTCGAATCCCCCGTAGCGTGTCGAAGGATTCCGAGATCTCCAAGAGTTCCTCGAAAGACTCGAAACTCGGTGGTCACGGCAAACCAACCGAGGCTGCCGTCAGACCATCGTCCTCGTCGTCAATTGACAGCAAACACCCGGAGCACCGAGTGTCCAGTAGCTCCTCGAAGGATTCGGTCGGGAAGAAAGAGGTGACGAAACCGAAGAGGAAAAGCAAAGAGATGCAACAGATAGAGCCACCGGAAAGAATAGACGAGGATGGCCAACGACAGAGGCAAGCCAAGGAACAAGTGACACAGAATTCGGATACCAGAAGATCCGAGTTGCTCGACGACGGGCTCAGGCCAGAGGACGGGCTAGCGAAAGCGCCCAGTGTGATCTCTGATTTGGATCACAATAGCTCGGAGTCGGAGAGGGACTCGGAGATCGAGTTCATCAGGAACAAGGTCGAGAAACTCGCTCAGGAGTTACCCGACGAGAGGAAGGGATTGTTCTACGAGGAGAGTTTCGAAGAGGATCTCCCCTACGTACCGACGACTTTACCTTTAGAAAAGAGTGTGGCTATGCCGATCCTGCCTGTGAAACAACGACTTCAAGAAGTAAG AACGATACCCATCGAGAGGCCGCGATCCACGACGCCCATAAATCCTACTCTCCTCGACGAGTTCGTGATGCACACGTCCCTCGATGAACGCCGCATCGAGAAAATGAAGATATCCCTGCCGCGCGAGGACAGTCGCAAACTGAAGAGCCCACGGAAGCACGCGGCCAACACGTTCACAGAGTTCGCTGGTAAAGTGCCCGAGGGAGGTCGTAAGACTGCAGGGAAATCACCGAGTCCACCTCCACTGCCACCAAGAGCACCGGCCAGACCGAGCAACTGGATCAACTTCGAGGAGATCCCGGAGAAGAGGAAAGCACCGAAAAAGATCCAGATGCTTCCACGGACCGAGGACGAACTGAAAACTGGCAGCTACAGCTACGTGCAGCCAGAAGAGTGCAG CAACGGCGAACGATCGTGTAACGGTGACAACTGTACGGTGCCGGCGTCGACATCGGGCTCTGTGGATCGTGCCAGCATCGTCAG CGGCAAATTCTGGAGTCGCGAAGAAAGGACACCGCAATTTCCATAA
- the LOC143147504 gene encoding uncharacterized protein LOC143147504 isoform X11, with translation MASGLPSARQRKLGPAPIASFEDLSDEVENGEPAARMPGIVEVTTPATPGSSLKTPSTPRIDISRASSSSHHEDSNSRDSTPERELLAGGEPPPGCKLTLGYKEDAQDLRSSTEELDLQDPIHEQDLRRESKKLAKRRKEEGSLSDYSGKQLDRERKDSNCSEIVLLNISGRTSRLSSVGSQGSGASGKLSVVSATSSRSPSPHKCLLETSFCGSKPTLVDNLIEPSKPETDDLEKILLKREADTTKALIPESIKVSMVDGNLKPDPLDKPRRRGREERKEIFKREVEITKRFLEKVNIEVPIVRKPTDVQSATTTPEEPIRSHIQEVQKPASLDFNDKRKKTQNFKEIVQTTPTSSSVTGSPKLPRHQKVRDLEGSRTPSPSSVSRKSSFASLFKARTDSSVLSPESPSPNTKPRRSLTSKIKDTTESLRSRSKSRERVSADSSRASSLKKDSKNKGVFSSTLSLFKKRERKKSYDEAIAAACGTTDLIDSGEHPSLESIGNVEFRFNAEKENRKDDSIFISLHADDRNYEEALPSESVSIPLETPTKLLDEYESEPRTGSIVTEVSIEHHPAPMKIKTEAQIETTSRAYSRDSRIPRSVSKDSEISKSSSKDSKLGGHGKPTEAAVRPSSSSSIDSKHPEHRVSSSSSKDSVGKKEVTKPKRKSKEMQQIEPPERIDEDGQRQRQAKEQVTQNSDTRRSELLDDGLRPEDGLAKAPSVISDLDHNSSESERDSEIEFIRNKVEKLAQELPDERKGLFYEESFEEDLPYVPTTLPLEKSVAMPILPVKQRLQEVRTIPIERPRSTTPINPTLLDEFVMHTSLDERRIEKMKISLPREDSRKLKSPRKHAANTFTEFAGKVPEGGRKTAGKSPSPPPLPPRAPARPSNWINFEEIPEKRKAPKKIQMLPRTEDELKTGSYSYVQPEECSNGERSCNGDNCTVPASTSGSVDRASIVRSLFLYFQ, from the exons GCGGAGAGCCTCCACCTGGGTGCAAGTTGACTTTGGGGTACAAAGAGGACGCCCAAGACCTGAGATCGTCCACGGAAGAGCTGGACCTGCAAGATCCGATCCACGAGCAGGATCTTAGAAGAGAGTCGAAGAAGCTGGCCAAGAGACGAAAGGAGGAAGGATCGCTTTCGGATTACAGTGGCAAACAATTGGACAGGGAACGCAAGGACAGCAACTGTTCCGAGATCGTCTTGTTGAACATCAGCGGCAGGACGTCGAGGCTGTCATCCGTGGGTAGTCAAGGTTCGGGGGCTTCCGGGAAGCTCTCGGTTGTTTCGGCTACGTCCTCCAG GTCACCAAGCCCGCACAAATGCCTGTTAGAGACGTCGTTCTGTGGAAGCAAGCCCACGCTGGTGGACAACCTGATCGAGCCGTCGAAACCGGAGACGGACGACCTGGAGAAGATTCTGTTGAAGCGGGAAGCTGACACTACCAAAGCGTTGATCCCGGAAAGCATAAAGGTCTCCATGGTGGATGGAAACCTGAAACCGGACCCACTGGACAAACCACGTAGACGCGGTCGCGAGGAGAGAAAGGAAATCTTCAAGAGGGAAGTGGAGATCACGAAGAGATTCCTGGAGAAGGTGAACATAGAG GTGCCGATCGTGAGGAAGCCAACGGACGTGCAAAGTGCAACAACGACCCCGGAAGAACCGATTAGATCCCACATCCAAGAGGTTCAGAAACCGGCGAGCCTGGACTTCAACGACAAGAGAAAGAAGACTCAGAATTTCAAAGAAATCGTTCAAACCACCCCCACGTCCAGCAGCGTGACCGGTAGCCCGAAATTGCCGAGGCATCAAAAGGTGCGCGACCTGGAGGGCTCCCGAACGCCCAGTCCCTCTTCCGTTTCTAGGAAAAGCAGCTTCGCATCCCTGTTCAAG GCACGTACAGACAGCAGTGTGTTGAGCCCAGAATCACCCTCGCCCAACACAAAACCACGGCGTAGTCTAACCTCAAAGATAAAGGACACCACCGAGAGTTTGCGTAGCAGATCGAAGTCCCGCGAGAGGGTGTCCGCGGACAGCAGCAGAGCCTCCAGTTTGAAAAAGGACTCGAAGAACAAAGGGGTGTTCTCGTCGACGTTAAGTCTGTTCAAGAAACGAGAGAGGAAAAAGAGCTACGATGAGGCGATCGCTGCCGCTTGTGGGACCACCGACCTTATCGACTCTGGCGAGCATCCGTCCCTGGAGAGCATTGGTAACGTCGAGTTTCGATTCAACGCGGAGAAAGAGAACCGCAAAGATGACTCGATCTTCATAAGCCTCCACGCGGACGACAGGAACTACGAGGAGGCTCTGCCGTCGGAAAGTGTCTCTATCCCTCTCGAAACACCGACGAAGTTACTGGACGAGTACGAATCGGAACCACGTACGGGTAGTATAGTCACAGAGGTCTCGATCGAGCATCATCCGGCACCGATGAAGATCAAGACCGAGGCTCAGATCGAGACTACCTCGAGAGCGTACTCGCGGGACAGTCGAATCCCCCGTAGCGTGTCGAAGGATTCCGAGATCTCCAAGAGTTCCTCGAAAGACTCGAAACTCGGTGGTCACGGCAAACCAACCGAGGCTGCCGTCAGACCATCGTCCTCGTCGTCAATTGACAGCAAACACCCGGAGCACCGAGTGTCCAGTAGCTCCTCGAAGGATTCGGTCGGGAAGAAAGAGGTGACGAAACCGAAGAGGAAAAGCAAAGAGATGCAACAGATAGAGCCACCGGAAAGAATAGACGAGGATGGCCAACGACAGAGGCAAGCCAAGGAACAAGTGACACAGAATTCGGATACCAGAAGATCCGAGTTGCTCGACGACGGGCTCAGGCCAGAGGACGGGCTAGCGAAAGCGCCCAGTGTGATCTCTGATTTGGATCACAATAGCTCGGAGTCGGAGAGGGACTCGGAGATCGAGTTCATCAGGAACAAGGTCGAGAAACTCGCTCAGGAGTTACCCGACGAGAGGAAGGGATTGTTCTACGAGGAGAGTTTCGAAGAGGATCTCCCCTACGTACCGACGACTTTACCTTTAGAAAAGAGTGTGGCTATGCCGATCCTGCCTGTGAAACAACGACTTCAAGAAGTAAG AACGATACCCATCGAGAGGCCGCGATCCACGACGCCCATAAATCCTACTCTCCTCGACGAGTTCGTGATGCACACGTCCCTCGATGAACGCCGCATCGAGAAAATGAAGATATCCCTGCCGCGCGAGGACAGTCGCAAACTGAAGAGCCCACGGAAGCACGCGGCCAACACGTTCACAGAGTTCGCTGGTAAAGTGCCCGAGGGAGGTCGTAAGACTGCAGGGAAATCACCGAGTCCACCTCCACTGCCACCAAGAGCACCGGCCAGACCGAGCAACTGGATCAACTTCGAGGAGATCCCGGAGAAGAGGAAAGCACCGAAAAAGATCCAGATGCTTCCACGGACCGAGGACGAACTGAAAACTGGCAGCTACAGCTACGTGCAGCCAGAAGAGTGCAG CAACGGCGAACGATCGTGTAACGGTGACAACTGTACGGTGCCGGCGTCGACATCGGGCTCTGTGGATCGTGCCAGCATCGTCAG AAGTCTGTTTCTGTACTTTCAGTGA
- the LOC143147504 gene encoding uncharacterized protein LOC143147504 isoform X10: protein MASGLPSARQRKLGPAPIASFEDLSDEVENGEPAARMPGIVEVTTPATPGSSLKTPSTPRIDISRASSSSHHEDSNSRDSTPERELLAGGEPPPGCKLTLGYKEDAQDLRSSTEELDLQDPIHEQDLRRESKKLAKRRKEEGSLSDYSGKQLDRERKDSNCSEIVLLNISGRTSRLSSVGSQGSGASGKLSVVSATSSRSPSPHKCLLETSFCGSKPTLVDNLIEPSKPETDDLEKILLKREADTTKALIPESIKVSMVDGNLKPDPLDKPRRRGREERKEIFKREVEITKRFLEKVNIEVPIVRKPTDVQSATTTPEEPIRSHIQEVQKPASLDFNDKRKKTQNFKEIVQTTPTSSSVTGSPKLPRHQKVRDLEGSRTPSPSSVSRKSSFASLFKARTDSSVLSPESPSPNTKPRRSLTSKIKDTTESLRSRSKSRERVSADSSRASSLKKDSKNKGVFSSTLSLFKKRERKKSYDEAIAAACGTTDLIDSGEHPSLESIGNVEFRFNAEKENRKDDSIFISLHADDRNYEEALPSESVSIPLETPTKLLDEYESEPRTGSIVTEVSIEHHPAPMKIKTEAQIETTSRAYSRDSRIPRSVSKDSEISKSSSKDSKLGGHGKPTEAAVRPSSSSSIDSKHPEHRVSSSSSKDSVGKKEVTKPKRKSKEMQQIEPPERIDEDGQRQRQAKEQVTQNSDTRRSELLDDGLRPEDGLAKAPSVISDLDHNSSESERDSEIEFIRNKVEKLAQELPDERKGLFYEESFEEDLPYVPTTLPLEKSVAMPILPVKQRLQEVRTIPIERPRSTTPINPTLLDEFVMHTSLDERRIEKMKISLPREDSRKLKSPRKHAANTFTEFAGKVPEGGRKTAGKSPSPPPLPPRAPARPSNWINFEEIPEKRKAPKKIQMLPRTEDELKTGSYSYVQPEECSSNGERSCNGDNCTVPASTSGSVDRASIVRSLFLYFQ from the exons GCGGAGAGCCTCCACCTGGGTGCAAGTTGACTTTGGGGTACAAAGAGGACGCCCAAGACCTGAGATCGTCCACGGAAGAGCTGGACCTGCAAGATCCGATCCACGAGCAGGATCTTAGAAGAGAGTCGAAGAAGCTGGCCAAGAGACGAAAGGAGGAAGGATCGCTTTCGGATTACAGTGGCAAACAATTGGACAGGGAACGCAAGGACAGCAACTGTTCCGAGATCGTCTTGTTGAACATCAGCGGCAGGACGTCGAGGCTGTCATCCGTGGGTAGTCAAGGTTCGGGGGCTTCCGGGAAGCTCTCGGTTGTTTCGGCTACGTCCTCCAG GTCACCAAGCCCGCACAAATGCCTGTTAGAGACGTCGTTCTGTGGAAGCAAGCCCACGCTGGTGGACAACCTGATCGAGCCGTCGAAACCGGAGACGGACGACCTGGAGAAGATTCTGTTGAAGCGGGAAGCTGACACTACCAAAGCGTTGATCCCGGAAAGCATAAAGGTCTCCATGGTGGATGGAAACCTGAAACCGGACCCACTGGACAAACCACGTAGACGCGGTCGCGAGGAGAGAAAGGAAATCTTCAAGAGGGAAGTGGAGATCACGAAGAGATTCCTGGAGAAGGTGAACATAGAG GTGCCGATCGTGAGGAAGCCAACGGACGTGCAAAGTGCAACAACGACCCCGGAAGAACCGATTAGATCCCACATCCAAGAGGTTCAGAAACCGGCGAGCCTGGACTTCAACGACAAGAGAAAGAAGACTCAGAATTTCAAAGAAATCGTTCAAACCACCCCCACGTCCAGCAGCGTGACCGGTAGCCCGAAATTGCCGAGGCATCAAAAGGTGCGCGACCTGGAGGGCTCCCGAACGCCCAGTCCCTCTTCCGTTTCTAGGAAAAGCAGCTTCGCATCCCTGTTCAAG GCACGTACAGACAGCAGTGTGTTGAGCCCAGAATCACCCTCGCCCAACACAAAACCACGGCGTAGTCTAACCTCAAAGATAAAGGACACCACCGAGAGTTTGCGTAGCAGATCGAAGTCCCGCGAGAGGGTGTCCGCGGACAGCAGCAGAGCCTCCAGTTTGAAAAAGGACTCGAAGAACAAAGGGGTGTTCTCGTCGACGTTAAGTCTGTTCAAGAAACGAGAGAGGAAAAAGAGCTACGATGAGGCGATCGCTGCCGCTTGTGGGACCACCGACCTTATCGACTCTGGCGAGCATCCGTCCCTGGAGAGCATTGGTAACGTCGAGTTTCGATTCAACGCGGAGAAAGAGAACCGCAAAGATGACTCGATCTTCATAAGCCTCCACGCGGACGACAGGAACTACGAGGAGGCTCTGCCGTCGGAAAGTGTCTCTATCCCTCTCGAAACACCGACGAAGTTACTGGACGAGTACGAATCGGAACCACGTACGGGTAGTATAGTCACAGAGGTCTCGATCGAGCATCATCCGGCACCGATGAAGATCAAGACCGAGGCTCAGATCGAGACTACCTCGAGAGCGTACTCGCGGGACAGTCGAATCCCCCGTAGCGTGTCGAAGGATTCCGAGATCTCCAAGAGTTCCTCGAAAGACTCGAAACTCGGTGGTCACGGCAAACCAACCGAGGCTGCCGTCAGACCATCGTCCTCGTCGTCAATTGACAGCAAACACCCGGAGCACCGAGTGTCCAGTAGCTCCTCGAAGGATTCGGTCGGGAAGAAAGAGGTGACGAAACCGAAGAGGAAAAGCAAAGAGATGCAACAGATAGAGCCACCGGAAAGAATAGACGAGGATGGCCAACGACAGAGGCAAGCCAAGGAACAAGTGACACAGAATTCGGATACCAGAAGATCCGAGTTGCTCGACGACGGGCTCAGGCCAGAGGACGGGCTAGCGAAAGCGCCCAGTGTGATCTCTGATTTGGATCACAATAGCTCGGAGTCGGAGAGGGACTCGGAGATCGAGTTCATCAGGAACAAGGTCGAGAAACTCGCTCAGGAGTTACCCGACGAGAGGAAGGGATTGTTCTACGAGGAGAGTTTCGAAGAGGATCTCCCCTACGTACCGACGACTTTACCTTTAGAAAAGAGTGTGGCTATGCCGATCCTGCCTGTGAAACAACGACTTCAAGAAGTAAG AACGATACCCATCGAGAGGCCGCGATCCACGACGCCCATAAATCCTACTCTCCTCGACGAGTTCGTGATGCACACGTCCCTCGATGAACGCCGCATCGAGAAAATGAAGATATCCCTGCCGCGCGAGGACAGTCGCAAACTGAAGAGCCCACGGAAGCACGCGGCCAACACGTTCACAGAGTTCGCTGGTAAAGTGCCCGAGGGAGGTCGTAAGACTGCAGGGAAATCACCGAGTCCACCTCCACTGCCACCAAGAGCACCGGCCAGACCGAGCAACTGGATCAACTTCGAGGAGATCCCGGAGAAGAGGAAAGCACCGAAAAAGATCCAGATGCTTCCACGGACCGAGGACGAACTGAAAACTGGCAGCTACAGCTACGTGCAGCCAGAAGAGTGCAG TAGCAACGGCGAACGATCGTGTAACGGTGACAACTGTACGGTGCCGGCGTCGACATCGGGCTCTGTGGATCGTGCCAGCATCGTCAG AAGTCTGTTTCTGTACTTTCAGTGA